One window of Flavobacterium ammonificans genomic DNA carries:
- a CDS encoding patatin-like phospholipase family protein has translation MSLSQLSVPSPLSKFFFSKEKKGASIGALFFQEKRGFFLSELSSSIWGLVVAVVFVCSFQNTFAQEQKRPKIGLVLSGGGAKGFAHIGVLKVIEEAGVKIDYIGGTSMGAVIGGLYASGYNATQIDSIFQTTNFDELLNDYIPRSSKSFYEKRNDDLYAIVLPFNQFKVGIPTALSKGLYNYNLLSRITRNVRHIKDFNNLPIPFICIATNIETGKQVLLNKGNLPHAMLASAAFPSLFSPVEINGELLVDGGVVNNYPIDEVRNLGADIVIGVDVQDDLWDKSQLKNATKILVQINNLHSIEKMKSKILDTDVYVNPDIKNFGVISFDKGKEIIRRGEEAAFSVYEKIKALADPNSTYKKPKLKIEQDRLDLIHVKSNPLSRFTDDYILGKLKFKPGQRFDYSVLQSGINTIHASENFNAISYSFEKDDKGESLHLNLIENPTKTYLKLGLHYDDLFKSGVLLNITNKNTFFKNDLASIDLVLGDNFRYNLDYYIDNGFNFSFGFNSQLNQFNKNISPNITERLLNPNGYNTINVDFLDLTTQAYLQKGLSQSFLVGAGVELKYLHINSPTLSNIYIDKSSYWSAFGHLKFDSFDKKIFPTKGWYLTADFQSYLFSSDYNNNFKPFSIVKANFERAVKLSNKVAVKFQGDAGLPIGNEGISFFNFVLGGYGFNNINNFKPFYGYDFLSIAANSYIKLASTIDVEFYRKNHLNFSANYANLGKNLFQSTDWISLPKYSGYAVGYGLETIIGPIEVKYSWSPENSRGFTWFSVGFWF, from the coding sequence ATGAGCCTATCCCAGCTGTCCGTTCCAAGTCCTCTTTCAAAATTCTTTTTTTCTAAGGAAAAAAAAGGAGCTTCTATTGGCGCTCTTTTTTTTCAAGAAAAAAGAGGATTTTTTCTGTCGGAGCTTTCCTCTTCCATCTGGGGCTTAGTAGTTGCGGTAGTATTCGTATGTAGTTTTCAAAACACGTTTGCGCAAGAGCAAAAGCGACCAAAAATAGGATTAGTACTGAGCGGGGGTGGTGCCAAAGGATTTGCGCATATTGGTGTTTTAAAAGTAATTGAGGAGGCGGGAGTCAAAATTGATTATATTGGCGGAACCAGTATGGGTGCCGTAATTGGGGGCTTGTATGCTTCTGGTTACAATGCTACCCAAATCGACTCTATTTTTCAAACCACTAATTTCGATGAGTTATTAAACGATTACATACCCAGATCATCCAAGAGTTTTTATGAAAAAAGAAACGACGATTTATATGCAATAGTGTTGCCGTTTAATCAATTTAAAGTTGGAATTCCTACAGCCTTGTCCAAGGGATTATACAACTATAATTTATTAAGCAGGATTACTCGTAACGTAAGACATATTAAAGATTTTAATAATTTACCCATACCCTTTATATGTATCGCTACTAATATTGAAACAGGTAAGCAAGTGCTGCTTAACAAAGGAAATCTCCCTCACGCTATGTTGGCAAGTGCCGCATTTCCTTCCCTTTTCTCGCCGGTAGAAATTAATGGAGAGTTATTGGTTGATGGCGGTGTCGTAAATAATTATCCAATCGATGAGGTAAGAAATCTGGGAGCTGATATAGTCATTGGTGTTGATGTCCAAGACGATTTATGGGACAAATCACAGTTAAAAAACGCCACCAAAATTTTAGTTCAAATCAATAATTTGCATTCGATAGAGAAAATGAAAAGCAAAATTCTAGACACGGATGTATATGTAAATCCTGACATTAAGAATTTTGGAGTCATTTCATTTGATAAAGGGAAAGAGATCATTAGAAGAGGAGAAGAGGCCGCTTTTTCTGTTTATGAAAAAATAAAGGCTTTGGCCGACCCAAATTCAACGTATAAAAAGCCCAAATTAAAAATTGAGCAAGATCGATTGGATCTTATTCATGTAAAGAGTAATCCTTTGAGTCGTTTTACAGATGATTACATATTAGGTAAATTAAAATTTAAACCAGGTCAGCGGTTTGATTATTCAGTTTTGCAATCAGGGATCAACACGATACATGCGTCGGAGAATTTCAATGCAATCAGTTACTCTTTTGAAAAAGATGACAAAGGAGAAAGTCTTCACTTGAATTTAATTGAAAACCCTACGAAAACCTATTTGAAATTAGGATTGCATTATGACGACTTATTTAAAAGTGGGGTTTTACTAAATATTACCAATAAAAACACTTTTTTTAAGAATGATTTGGCCTCCATTGACCTAGTTTTAGGAGATAATTTTAGGTATAATTTGGATTACTATATTGACAATGGATTTAATTTTAGCTTTGGCTTTAATTCGCAATTGAACCAATTCAACAAAAATATTTCACCGAATATCACAGAACGCTTGTTGAATCCTAATGGTTATAATACAATAAATGTTGATTTTTTAGATTTAACTACGCAGGCGTATTTACAAAAAGGATTATCTCAAAGTTTTTTGGTTGGAGCAGGTGTTGAGTTAAAGTATTTACACATTAATTCTCCAACCTTATCCAATATTTATATAGATAAAAGTAGTTATTGGAGTGCTTTTGGGCATTTGAAATTCGACTCTTTTGACAAGAAAATTTTCCCAACCAAAGGTTGGTATTTAACAGCCGATTTTCAATCTTACCTATTTTCATCCGACTACAATAATAATTTTAAACCTTTTTCTATTGTAAAAGCTAATTTTGAAAGAGCCGTTAAATTGAGCAATAAAGTAGCTGTAAAATTTCAAGGGGACGCAGGTTTGCCAATAGGAAATGAAGGAATTTCATTCTTTAATTTTGTTTTAGGAGGTTATGGATTTAATAACATCAATAATTTTAAACCTTTTTATGGATATGATTTTTTAAGCATTGCCGCTAATAGCTACATTAAGTTAGCTAGTACAATTGATGTTGAATTTTACAGAAAAAACCACCTTAATTTTTCTGCCAATTATGCCAATCTAGGAAAGAATTTATTTCAATCAACAGATTGGATTTCGCTACCTAAATATTCAGGCTATGCAGTAGGTTATGGATTAGAAACCATAATTGGTCCAATCGAAGTAAAATATTCATGGTCTCCTGAAAATTCGAGAGGATTTACATGGTTTAGTGTCGGTTTTTGGTTTTAA
- the pgi gene encoding glucose-6-phosphate isomerase, protein MALQTINPTQTAAWAKLQQHYNAIASTTMQELFQLDDSRVAKFNLKWNDFLLDYSKNRINEETMSLLLELANQVGLKEAITAYFGGELINQTENRAVLHTALRAKESAVIKVDGQNVMPEVYAVKNKIKAFTNEVVSGQRKGFTGKAFTDIVNIGIGGSDLGPAMAVEALQFYKNHLNVHFLSNVDGDHVNEIIKKINPETTLFVIVSKTFTTQETLTNSETIKEWFLKSAKQEDVAKHFVAVSTNLDKVTGFGINPDNVFPMWDWVGGRFSLWSAVGLSISLAIGFENYNALLSGANEMDEHFKTTDFDQNIPVTLALLSVWYNNFFGAESEALIPYTQYLQKLAPYLQQGTMESNGKSVGRDGEPVNYQTGTIIWGEPGTNSQHAFFQLIHQGTKVIPADFIGFVKPLYGDDNHHDKLMSNFFAQTEALLHGKTESQVQAEFDKQGLSPEKASTLLPFKVFEGNKPTNSLLIQKLTPQSLGSLIAMYEHKIFVQGIIWNIFSFDQWGVELGKQLANSILDEINSKTINNHDSSTSFLLNHFLKNK, encoded by the coding sequence ATGGCTTTACAAACAATCAACCCAACTCAAACTGCTGCTTGGGCAAAATTGCAACAACATTATAATGCAATCGCATCGACTACAATGCAAGAATTATTCCAATTAGATGATTCACGTGTAGCTAAATTCAACTTGAAGTGGAATGATTTTCTTTTGGATTATTCTAAAAATAGAATTAATGAAGAAACAATGTCTTTGTTATTGGAATTAGCCAATCAAGTTGGTCTTAAAGAAGCGATAACTGCTTATTTTGGAGGAGAGTTGATCAATCAAACAGAGAATAGAGCGGTGCTTCATACGGCTTTGCGTGCCAAAGAATCGGCAGTAATTAAGGTTGATGGTCAAAACGTAATGCCTGAGGTCTATGCGGTTAAAAATAAAATCAAAGCCTTTACCAATGAGGTGGTTTCAGGTCAGCGAAAAGGATTTACAGGCAAAGCGTTTACAGATATAGTTAATATTGGTATTGGGGGTTCTGATTTAGGACCTGCAATGGCAGTAGAGGCCTTACAGTTTTATAAAAATCATTTGAATGTTCATTTTCTTTCCAACGTGGATGGAGATCATGTCAATGAAATCATCAAAAAAATAAATCCGGAAACCACTTTATTTGTCATAGTTTCTAAAACGTTTACGACTCAAGAAACCTTAACTAATTCAGAAACCATTAAAGAATGGTTTTTGAAATCAGCCAAACAAGAAGATGTAGCCAAACATTTCGTAGCGGTTTCTACTAATTTAGATAAAGTAACAGGGTTTGGAATTAATCCAGACAATGTTTTTCCAATGTGGGACTGGGTTGGTGGTCGTTTTTCATTGTGGAGTGCGGTAGGCCTTTCTATTAGTTTAGCTATTGGATTTGAAAACTACAATGCCTTGTTAAGCGGTGCTAATGAAATGGACGAACATTTCAAGACAACTGATTTTGATCAAAATATTCCTGTAACCCTAGCTTTATTGAGCGTTTGGTACAATAATTTCTTTGGCGCTGAAAGCGAAGCTTTGATTCCGTACACGCAGTATTTACAAAAATTAGCGCCTTATTTACAACAAGGAACAATGGAAAGTAATGGTAAAAGTGTGGGTCGCGATGGTGAACCGGTTAATTATCAAACTGGAACTATTATTTGGGGAGAACCCGGAACCAACTCGCAACACGCCTTTTTTCAATTGATTCACCAAGGTACAAAAGTAATCCCGGCTGATTTTATTGGATTTGTGAAACCATTATATGGAGACGATAATCACCATGATAAATTGATGTCGAACTTTTTTGCACAGACAGAAGCCTTGTTGCATGGCAAAACCGAATCTCAAGTGCAAGCTGAATTTGACAAACAAGGTTTGTCTCCTGAAAAAGCATCGACATTGTTACCTTTCAAAGTATTTGAAGGAAATAAGCCAACTAATTCTTTATTAATTCAAAAATTAACGCCGCAGTCGTTAGGTTCTCTAATTGCGATGTACGAACATAAAATATTTGTGCAAGGAATCATTTGGAATATCTTTAGTTTTGACCAATGGGGAGTAGAATTAGGAAAACAATTAGCGAATTCTATTCTGGATGAAATCAATAGTAAAACAATAAATAACCACGATAGTTCTACATCATTTCTTTTGAATCATTTTTTGAAAAACAAGTAA
- a CDS encoding TonB-dependent receptor, whose amino-acid sequence MKKLFKVFLFLVVLGSSSSLFAQGNTTSSINGIVYDTDKQSLPGATILAVHGPSGTRYTSTTDFDGSFRISNMRVGGPYKITVSYVGFKSFQDNGSFLQLGESNTLKVVLVSESNELKEVVVTSSRDNTFNSKRTGAQTVIDSKKINALPTLSRNISDFARLTPQAQLRGDDVLSIGGQNNRFNSIYIDGAVSNDVFGLAANGTNGGQTGVSPISIDAIEQFQVSVSPFDVKLSGFAGGAISAITRSGTNEFEGSAYFLNRNQNLVGMTPPSLAGTSRRSKLADFTAQTYGIRAGGALKKDKLFYFINYERQDNETPQPFELSTYTGDSRNRLAELRTKLASYGYDPGSFENNVRTLVSDKLTTKLDWNINDNHKLSLRHSYVKAENFSPNRSSATAINFINGSQLFESTTNTTALELSSKFGNKFSNNLVVAYTDVNDDRDASGSPFPTVQIFDGAAPSIFFGAEAFSTANLLRQKILTITDNLEINIGRNTLTIGTHNEFSNSRNVFFGNNFGSYRYNNLNDFLNNAKPNRFQLNYSLIGGEGDDSQGAAEFGTMQFGAYIQNDMRVNDNLKVSYGVRVDVPVWEDGLVNNDFNTRTVDLLTAAGKDLQGARVGEAIRTQAHISPRVGFNYDLNGKKTTQFRGGAGVFTSRLPLVWPGGTYNNNGLSQGAIQITSAADMPVFNPNPSVASQLAPLPNTNLYPRPGSGLPGGNIDLFAKDFKLPQVFKASFAVDQKLPYGFVLSSEIIYNDNISAVLYQDLNIRAASSNLTGPDTRPRFNGNSRVDQRYLGIYLGSNTSEGKSHNLSFTLTKNFRSDFIDANVSGTYSYGKSTVLMDATSSQNSSQWRNVENVNGANNLVLSRSDFDPGRRVIANGNATFKWNEFTKTTLGLFYEGAQGTPFSYVYNDAGRISQDTFSNSALIYVPATKADITFVTANGLTPDQQWDAFNSFVEGNDYLRSRRGKYAERNGDRLKTSHIIDLKFAQDFTIKVGKKKHTLSFTADIFNFTNLLNKDWGKRYFVNNDQVPLLTQVGSTIAAGARPVFSFNPVTAANINQVDDVGLNSSRWQVQTGLRYTFN is encoded by the coding sequence ATGAAAAAATTATTTAAAGTATTTTTATTTTTAGTTGTGTTGGGTTCTTCAAGTAGTTTATTTGCTCAAGGGAATACAACATCTTCGATTAATGGTATCGTATATGACACTGACAAACAGTCTTTGCCTGGTGCTACCATTTTAGCTGTTCACGGCCCTTCTGGGACTCGTTACACATCAACTACTGATTTTGACGGTAGTTTCAGAATTTCGAATATGAGAGTAGGTGGTCCTTATAAGATCACAGTTTCTTATGTTGGATTTAAATCGTTTCAAGATAATGGATCTTTCCTTCAACTGGGGGAGTCTAATACTTTGAAAGTGGTTTTAGTTAGTGAGTCAAATGAATTGAAAGAAGTTGTAGTTACAAGTTCTAGAGATAACACATTTAACTCTAAAAGAACTGGTGCTCAAACAGTTATTGATTCTAAGAAAATTAATGCTTTACCTACTTTATCAAGAAATATTTCTGACTTTGCACGTTTAACTCCACAAGCTCAATTGAGAGGCGATGATGTTTTGTCAATTGGTGGTCAAAACAACCGTTTCAACTCTATTTACATTGATGGAGCAGTAAGTAATGATGTTTTTGGTCTTGCTGCAAATGGAACAAATGGTGGTCAAACAGGAGTTAGTCCTATCTCAATTGATGCAATTGAACAATTTCAAGTGAGTGTTTCTCCTTTTGATGTTAAATTATCAGGATTTGCTGGTGGTGCAATTAGTGCAATTACTAGATCTGGAACTAACGAATTTGAAGGTTCTGCTTATTTTTTAAATAGAAATCAAAATTTAGTTGGAATGACACCTCCTTCATTAGCAGGGACTTCAAGAAGATCTAAATTAGCAGATTTTACTGCTCAAACTTACGGTATTCGTGCTGGAGGTGCTTTGAAGAAAGATAAATTGTTTTATTTTATCAATTACGAAAGACAAGACAATGAAACTCCACAACCTTTTGAGTTGTCAACTTATACAGGTGACTCGAGAAATAGATTAGCAGAGCTGAGAACTAAGTTGGCTTCTTATGGATACGATCCAGGTTCTTTTGAAAATAATGTAAGAACTTTAGTTAGTGATAAGTTAACTACAAAATTAGACTGGAATATCAACGATAATCATAAATTGTCTTTGAGACACAGTTATGTGAAAGCTGAAAACTTCTCTCCAAACCGCTCTTCTGCAACGGCAATCAATTTTATCAATGGTAGTCAATTATTTGAATCTACTACAAATACTACTGCTTTAGAGTTGAGCTCTAAATTTGGAAATAAATTTTCTAATAATTTAGTTGTGGCTTATACTGATGTTAATGATGATAGAGATGCTTCAGGATCTCCGTTCCCAACTGTTCAGATTTTTGACGGAGCTGCTCCAAGTATATTTTTTGGTGCTGAGGCTTTTTCAACTGCTAACTTGTTGAGACAAAAAATATTAACAATAACGGATAATTTAGAAATCAATATTGGAAGAAACACCCTTACTATAGGTACGCACAATGAATTTTCTAACTCTAGAAATGTTTTCTTTGGAAATAATTTTGGTTCTTACCGTTATAATAATTTAAATGATTTCTTAAACAATGCTAAGCCAAATAGATTTCAATTAAACTACTCATTAATTGGTGGTGAAGGGGATGATTCTCAAGGAGCGGCTGAGTTTGGAACTATGCAATTTGGAGCATACATCCAAAATGACATGCGAGTTAATGACAATCTTAAAGTTTCATACGGTGTTCGTGTAGACGTTCCAGTATGGGAAGATGGTTTAGTAAATAATGATTTCAATACCAGAACAGTTGATTTGTTGACAGCAGCTGGTAAGGATTTGCAAGGGGCTAGAGTAGGTGAAGCTATAAGAACACAAGCACATATTTCTCCAAGAGTTGGTTTCAACTATGATTTGAATGGTAAGAAAACTACTCAGTTTAGAGGGGGTGCTGGAGTATTTACTTCAAGATTACCTTTGGTTTGGCCAGGAGGAACTTATAATAATAATGGTTTATCGCAAGGAGCAATTCAAATTACTTCTGCAGCCGATATGCCTGTGTTTAATCCTAATCCTAGTGTTGCAAGTCAGCTAGCTCCATTACCTAACACTAATTTGTATCCAAGACCTGGATCAGGTTTACCTGGGGGTAACATAGATTTATTTGCAAAAGATTTTAAATTACCACAGGTTTTTAAAGCTAGTTTTGCTGTAGATCAAAAATTACCTTACGGTTTTGTATTGTCATCTGAAATAATATATAATGATAATATTAGTGCGGTATTATACCAAGATTTAAACATAAGAGCAGCTAGTTCTAATTTAACAGGTCCAGATACACGTCCGCGTTTTAATGGAAACTCTCGTGTAGATCAAAGATATTTAGGAATTTACTTAGGGTCAAATACTTCTGAAGGTAAATCACATAATTTATCGTTTACGTTGACTAAAAACTTTAGATCTGATTTTATTGATGCTAATGTTTCTGGAACGTATTCTTATGGTAAATCTACCGTATTGATGGACGCTACTTCGTCTCAAAATAGTTCTCAGTGGAGAAATGTTGAAAATGTTAATGGAGCTAATAATTTAGTTTTGTCACGTTCTGATTTTGATCCAGGAAGAAGAGTTATTGCAAACGGTAACGCTACTTTCAAATGGAATGAGTTTACTAAAACAACTTTAGGATTGTTTTATGAAGGTGCACAAGGTACTCCATTCAGCTACGTATATAATGATGCTGGAAGAATATCTCAAGATACATTTTCTAATTCTGCATTAATTTATGTTCCTGCAACAAAAGCAGACATTACATTTGTAACTGCTAATGGATTAACTCCAGATCAACAATGGGATGCATTCAATTCATTTGTAGAAGGGAATGATTATTTAAGAAGCAGAAGAGGTAAGTATGCGGAACGTAATGGAGACCGTTTGAAAACATCTCACATTATCGATTTGAAATTTGCTCAAGATTTTACAATTAAAGTAGGTAAAAAGAAACATACATTGTCTTTCACAGCTGATATCTTTAACTTTACTAATTTGTTGAATAAAGATTGGGGTAAAAGATATTTTGTAAATAATGATCAAGTGCC
- a CDS encoding M23 family metallopeptidase, whose product MTIKKTTFFLSFFLLVLVFSCDKKQESIEDVQEQKKIKKSEFGFVYSEFNVVHDTIKNGDTFGSIIEKQNIGNKKVYDIIAKVKDTFDVRIMRYNKPYVLLRSKHKKNKLQVFIYQPDAVNYYVVDLRDSSVVAYKKTKPITIKRRTIGGVLKSSLSETLQSAKVEGSLASKITKIYAWSIDFFKLKKGDRFALTFTERYINDSIYDGVDSLQAAFFEYKGKIVYAFPFATSSSGKIEYYDDEGKTLKNFFLKTPIKFSRITSRYSSNRLHPVQGIWKAHKGTDYAAPHGTPITTTAAGIVEQTGYTTGNGNFVKVKHNGTFSTQYLHMSKILVRRGQYVTQGQIIGKVGSTGLATGPHVCYRFWKNGVQVDALRLKLPTGESMVGASKTRFLKQIEPLKRELDSVANL is encoded by the coding sequence ATGACAATCAAAAAAACCACCTTTTTTCTTTCTTTTTTCCTACTTGTACTAGTGTTTTCTTGTGATAAAAAACAAGAGAGTATTGAGGATGTGCAGGAACAAAAGAAAATTAAAAAAAGTGAGTTTGGTTTTGTGTATTCCGAATTCAATGTGGTTCATGATACGATTAAAAACGGAGATACATTTGGGAGCATCATTGAAAAGCAAAATATTGGCAACAAAAAAGTGTACGATATTATTGCAAAAGTTAAAGACACCTTTGATGTCCGAATTATGCGCTACAATAAGCCGTATGTGCTACTTCGATCTAAACACAAAAAAAATAAATTACAAGTTTTTATTTACCAACCTGACGCAGTAAATTACTACGTGGTAGACCTGCGTGACTCATCAGTTGTGGCGTATAAAAAAACGAAACCAATTACAATTAAAAGGAGAACCATTGGCGGGGTGTTAAAGAGTTCGCTGTCTGAAACTCTTCAAAGTGCCAAAGTAGAAGGATCTTTAGCTAGTAAAATAACCAAAATATATGCCTGGTCTATTGATTTTTTCAAATTAAAAAAAGGCGATCGTTTTGCACTCACTTTTACCGAAAGATATATTAACGATTCCATTTATGATGGAGTAGATAGTTTGCAAGCCGCTTTTTTTGAATACAAAGGCAAGATTGTATATGCTTTTCCTTTTGCAACTTCTTCATCAGGGAAAATTGAATATTATGATGATGAAGGAAAAACACTGAAAAATTTCTTTCTAAAAACCCCAATCAAGTTTAGCCGAATTACCTCTAGATACAGTTCGAACCGATTGCATCCTGTTCAAGGAATTTGGAAAGCTCATAAAGGAACTGATTATGCAGCGCCACACGGAACACCAATAACGACTACTGCCGCAGGAATTGTCGAGCAAACTGGATATACCACAGGAAATGGAAATTTTGTAAAAGTGAAACACAACGGCACTTTCTCTACACAATACTTACATATGTCTAAAATTTTAGTTCGTAGGGGTCAATATGTAACTCAAGGGCAAATTATAGGCAAAGTGGGAAGTACGGGACTAGCTACTGGACCACATGTTTGTTATCGATTCTGGAAAAATGGCGTTCAAGTAGATGCACTGCGTTTAAAATTACCTACAGGCGAGTCTATGGTAGGCGCTTCTAAAACACGCTTCCTAAAACAAATTGAACCGCTCAAAAGAGAGTTGGATAGTGTGGCCAATTTATAA
- a CDS encoding tryptophan 2,3-dioxygenase family protein codes for MTLDKNKSETVLDAIDSKYQALHQKTETHLEGLLWSKPMTYWDYIQTDALLSLQTQRTTLPDEMVFIMYHQVNELIFKMILWEMRQISYSENLTTAFFTERLQRISRYFEMLTTSFQIMENGMEVEQYMKFRNTLTPASGFQSAQYRLIEFCSTDLINLIDYRFRASIDRSTSYEYAFEHLYWQAAGKDYTTGKKSFLLEEFERKYKPVFLSHMQEYNTINIWQKFQQLPLEDQKNQALIDAMRHLDYTVNITWVMQHLNVAIKYIDNSGIGDGAATGGSDWKKYMHPKYQRRIFFPELWSAEELTHWGESEKM; via the coding sequence ATGACATTAGATAAAAATAAATCGGAAACAGTATTAGATGCTATTGATTCAAAGTACCAAGCACTACATCAAAAAACCGAAACGCATCTTGAAGGATTACTTTGGTCAAAGCCAATGACCTATTGGGATTATATCCAAACAGATGCATTGTTGAGTTTACAAACGCAACGCACCACACTCCCTGATGAAATGGTTTTTATCATGTATCATCAGGTGAATGAATTGATTTTTAAAATGATTTTGTGGGAGATGCGTCAAATTTCCTATTCTGAAAATTTAACCACCGCTTTTTTCACAGAACGGTTACAGCGCATTAGCCGTTATTTTGAAATGTTAACTACCTCCTTTCAAATTATGGAAAACGGAATGGAAGTGGAACAATATATGAAGTTTAGGAATACACTAACTCCAGCAAGTGGTTTTCAAAGTGCGCAATACCGACTCATTGAGTTTTGCTCAACGGATTTAATCAACTTAATTGATTATCGTTTTAGAGCTTCAATTGACAGATCGACTTCGTATGAATATGCATTTGAGCATTTGTATTGGCAAGCAGCTGGAAAAGATTATACTACCGGGAAAAAGTCATTCCTTTTAGAAGAATTTGAACGAAAATACAAGCCCGTATTTTTGAGTCATATGCAAGAATACAACACTATTAATATTTGGCAAAAATTCCAACAACTTCCTTTAGAAGATCAAAAAAATCAAGCTTTGATTGACGCAATGCGCCATTTAGACTATACTGTTAACATCACTTGGGTCATGCAACATTTAAATGTAGCTATTAAATACATTGATAATAGTGGCATAGGCGATGGAGCGGCAACGGGTGGAAGCGATTGGAAAAAATACATGCATCCAAAATACCAACGAAGAATCTTTTTTCCTGAATTATGGTCGGCTGAGGAATTAACTCATTGGGGTGAATCTGAAAAAATGTAG
- a CDS encoding DUF3108 domain-containing protein: MRKAILCLLLLTTFGFDNPKESSFGVGEWFKFRIHYGFVNAGYATLEVKEAVLHNEKVFHLIGKGQTTGISRFFFKVDDLYESYIDEKTYVPYQFLRKINEGGYTKNQEGFFTPQQNKITVKDYKHKTEKTFAIPKNTQDILSAFYYLRNFATIDDIKPGEYIAIDMFFDEETTKFKLKFIGRENIKTKFGTVASMIFKPYVFSGRVFKEQESVTVWISDDDNKIPLRIQANLVVGSIKADLESYKGLRFPLKKRT, translated from the coding sequence ATGAGAAAAGCAATTCTTTGCTTACTACTATTGACCACATTTGGTTTTGACAATCCAAAAGAAAGTTCCTTTGGTGTTGGGGAATGGTTTAAATTCCGAATTCATTATGGTTTTGTAAATGCAGGTTATGCAACATTAGAAGTTAAAGAAGCCGTGCTTCATAACGAAAAAGTGTTTCATCTTATTGGCAAAGGACAAACTACTGGAATTTCTCGTTTTTTTTTCAAAGTAGACGATTTGTATGAAAGTTATATTGATGAAAAGACCTATGTTCCCTATCAATTTTTAAGAAAAATTAATGAAGGCGGCTACACTAAAAATCAAGAAGGTTTTTTTACGCCTCAGCAAAATAAGATTACTGTAAAAGACTACAAACACAAAACAGAGAAAACTTTTGCGATACCAAAAAACACTCAAGATATTTTATCCGCGTTTTATTATTTGCGAAATTTTGCCACTATAGATGACATAAAGCCAGGAGAATACATTGCAATTGATATGTTTTTTGATGAAGAAACTACAAAGTTTAAGTTAAAATTTATTGGTCGAGAAAATATTAAAACTAAATTTGGCACCGTTGCTTCCATGATTTTTAAACCCTATGTTTTTTCAGGCAGAGTTTTCAAAGAACAGGAAAGCGTTACAGTTTGGATTTCAGATGACGATAATAAAATTCCTTTGCGAATTCAAGCTAATTTAGTTGTAGGTTCAATAAAAGCAGATTTAGAATCCTACAAAGGCTTACGATTCCCATTAAAAAAACGAACATGA